The sequence TAGCAAATGAGATGGATATCATTGATAAAGATAGATTAGAGTTTTTATGGGTGGTTGACTTCCCTATGTTTGAAGAAAATGATGATGGAAGCTTCTCGGCTATGCACCATCCTTTTACAATGCCCAATAACATAGATGATGATATTGAAGATATAACATCTGTTGCATATGATGTAGTTTTAAATGGAATTGAGCTAGGCGGTGGAAGTATTAGGATACATAAAAATGATATCCAACAAAAGGTATTTGAAAAACTAGGAATTGATGAAGATGAGCAAAGAGAAAAATTTGGCTTCTTGCTTGATGCACTAAGTTTTGGTGCTCCTCCACATGGGGGTATAGCAATAGGCTTTGATAGGCTTATGATGCTTGTGACAAAATCAAGTAGCATTAGAGATATCATCGCCTTCCCAAAAACACAAAGAGCCCAATGTCCTTTGACAAAAGCCCCAAACATAGCAAGTGATGAACAATTAAGAGAGTTAGGTATAAGATTAATAAAAAAGGATAGAAAATGAAAAACTTATTTTTAATTATTGGCGCTCCTGGAAGCGGAAAAACGACAGATGCTAGCATGATAGCAGAGATGAACCAAAGTATAGTACACTACTCAACAGGAGACATGCTAAGAGCAGAAGTTGACAGCGGAAGCGAACTAGGAAAAATAATTGATAGCTATATATCAGCTGGAAATTTAGTTCCACTTGAAATTGTAATAGATACCATTGTCTCAGCTGTTAATGATACCGAACTTGACTTTATAATAATAGATGGTTTTCCAAGAAGTATTGAACAGATGGAAAAATTTGATGAGGTATTAAAAGAAAACCAAGAAATTACACTAAATTCAGTAATAGAGGTTGATGTAAGCGAAGAGGTTGCAAAAGATAGAATTTTAGGCAGAGCAAGAGGCGCTGATGACAATGAAGAGGTTTTTAAAAACAGAATGGCAATCTACCTTGAGCCTATTGAGGCTATAAGAAAGTTCTATACAAATAAAGGTATTTATAAAAAAATTAATGGTGAAAGAACTATTGAAGAGATAGTCTCTGAGATGAATGAGATGATTGTAAAAGAAATTTCAAATTCTATGATGTAAAAGGATTAATTAATGGATATAAGCAAAATTAAAGTTGGAAAAAACCCTGAAAAGATAAATGCGGTTATTGAAATACCTTATGGTTCAAATATTAAATATGAAGTAGACAAAGAAAGTGGTGCTGTAGTAGTAGATAGAGTTTTATATTCGGCTATGTTCTATCCTGCGAACTATGGCTTTATACCAAATACTTTAGCAGATGACGGGGATCCTGCTGATATTTTAGTTATAAATGAATACCCTCTCCAGGCAGGTAGCGTTATACCTTGCCGTTTAATTGGTGTTTTAGTTATGGAAGATGAAGCTGGAATGGATGAAAAGCTATTAGCTGTTCCTGTTAGCAAGATTGATCCTAGATATGAAAATATAAAATCATATACAGATCTTCCAAAAATAACCCTAGATAGGATTAAAAACTTCTTTGAAACATATAAATTGCTTGAGCCAAACAAATGGGTTAAGGTTAAAGATTTTGAAGATGCAAAAAAAGCTGAAGAAATTTTAGATAAAGCTATTAAAGCTTATAAATAATAAAACTAAGCCATAGATAAACTATGGCTTATCCCTTTAAATTTAGTTCTGCGATGTCTTTTTATCTTTTATATACTCTACAAAAATAAAGATAATCTGTGTTATCCCAAATATAAAAACAAAATATAAAAAATCAATTAGCTTATTGTCTCCAAAAGCTATAAAATAGCATAAAATAAAAATAAGTATATATATGCCTATTTTAAAAGCAGTTATTTTTCTAGAAATGTATCCCAATAAAACTATTAAAAATCCTAAAATTCCACCCATCATCCCCTAAATCCTTTAAGGCTAAAAACTCCAAAAAACAGAGATATTAATAAAAATATAATTAACATAATTATTAAATTTGATTTTAAAAATGCCTCATAACTAACTCCAACCATAACTACAACTAAAAATATTAAAGATGTTATTAATGCTGATATTTCATAAATATATTTTTTTGTAACTAAGATATTTAAAATAAAAAATATAAATAAAGAGATAAAAAAAAGTCTAATTTGAGTGATATCTCTAGCCTCATTTTCCAAACTCAAAAAGAAATTTGCTAAAAGATAAATACCAAAAGAGGCAAAAAGTCCTATAAAAAATGTCGAGTTTAACACTTTTATAAATTTCAAAAATTTACTTTTATCATATTTTTTTGTCCACAATATAGCTCCACTGCTACACATCAGCATACCAAACACCCCAAATATAAAAAACAAAAATTTAGTTAGTTCTCCACCAAAATCAGCTATATGTATATGTCTCATCAAAAACCCAATTTGCTGAGTTTTATTTATAGGAACATCATCAATCTCTTGAATTTTTTGACCGCTTTTTAAATCATATATATAAAACCCCATATTTACCCCATTTTCTGTAAAAATCTCTTTTGGCTTTGTGTTTATTTGTAAAATTGCTGATCTTGGGTTTCTAATAATTTCAATCTTATTTATAAAATCTTTGTTATCTAAATTTGATATAAATTTTTCAATATCTGCATAGCTAGGTGTGTATAGTTTTGGCATAAAACTTCCACCTCCTGCTCTTTTCATCCTGTCTAGAATATTTTTCATCTCTCTTTTTTGCTCTAAAATCTTTTCTTCTCTTTTTTCATTTTCAATTTTTTTAATATTTGCCTGTC is a genomic window of Campylobacter blaseri containing:
- a CDS encoding adenylate kinase, with product MKNLFLIIGAPGSGKTTDASMIAEMNQSIVHYSTGDMLRAEVDSGSELGKIIDSYISAGNLVPLEIVIDTIVSAVNDTELDFIIIDGFPRSIEQMEKFDEVLKENQEITLNSVIEVDVSEEVAKDRILGRARGADDNEEVFKNRMAIYLEPIEAIRKFYTNKGIYKKINGERTIEEIVSEMNEMIVKEISNSMM
- the ppa gene encoding inorganic diphosphatase gives rise to the protein MDISKIKVGKNPEKINAVIEIPYGSNIKYEVDKESGAVVVDRVLYSAMFYPANYGFIPNTLADDGDPADILVINEYPLQAGSVIPCRLIGVLVMEDEAGMDEKLLAVPVSKIDPRYENIKSYTDLPKITLDRIKNFFETYKLLEPNKWVKVKDFEDAKKAEEILDKAIKAYK
- a CDS encoding PepSY-associated TM helix domain-containing protein, with product MRCLREFHKDIGLLFSWIMFFIFFSGTFAYYKDSINLYMQPNFYKLNYLDTSYLKNSIEYLEENHKDDQIWAITPPSFKTPYVKVLSQDPKSQNDIYLNPENAKILNPYKTLGGDFISTLHYEPWGMNVELLGKIIGYLTIIILFCLISGLAIHKRLFKDFFKLKDRSFYYDMHIVTSVCGFIMFFTLIFSGLYLSEKYMLDKIYRQANIKKIENEKREEKILEQKREMKNILDRMKRAGGGSFMPKLYTPSYADIEKFISNLDNKDFINKIEIIRNPRSAILQINTKPKEIFTENGVNMGFYIYDLKSGQKIQEIDDVPINKTQQIGFLMRHIHIADFGGELTKFLFFIFGVFGMLMCSSGAILWTKKYDKSKFLKFIKVLNSTFFIGLFASFGIYLLANFFLSLENEARDITQIRLFFISLFIFFILNILVTKKYIYEISALITSLIFLVVVMVGVSYEAFLKSNLIIMLIIFLLISLFFGVFSLKGFRG